From Acinetobacter sp. ASP199, the proteins below share one genomic window:
- a CDS encoding 2OG-Fe(II) oxygenase, protein MDAVQLPASWSVDQILDDLDQHGFSIIDNAYDQTYVEQLIAECTDNLARFRDAAIQNGVVSNIRSDHILWLTEDLKISNQHVQTLHALSYELNRAFFLGIKDVEAHFACYNAGEFYALHRDNPQGKNGRMISAVYYLHDEWQDDWGGELHLQDKNEQWHILQPKPNRIAMFQSDLLHEVVKAKHQRLSITAWLRSDASLI, encoded by the coding sequence TCAACTCCCAGCGTCATGGTCAGTTGATCAGATTCTTGATGATCTGGATCAACATGGTTTCAGTATTATCGACAATGCATATGATCAGACCTATGTTGAACAGCTTATTGCTGAATGTACTGATAATTTAGCCCGCTTTCGTGATGCCGCGATTCAAAATGGCGTAGTCAGTAATATCCGTAGTGACCATATTCTGTGGCTCACTGAAGACTTGAAAATTTCCAATCAGCATGTGCAAACTTTACATGCGCTCTCTTACGAATTGAATCGTGCTTTCTTCCTCGGTATTAAAGATGTCGAAGCACATTTTGCCTGCTATAACGCTGGCGAGTTTTATGCCCTGCACCGTGACAATCCTCAGGGTAAAAATGGTCGCATGATCTCTGCAGTATATTACTTGCATGATGAATGGCAGGATGACTGGGGTGGTGAACTGCATCTGCAAGACAAAAATGAGCAATGGCATATCTTGCAACCTAAACCCAACCGGATTGCCATGTTCCAGAGCGATCTGCTGCATGAAGTGGTGAAAGCCAAGCATCAGCGCCTGTCGATTACGGCTTGGCTACGTTCTGATGCCAGCCTGATCTAA
- a CDS encoding DUF2789 family protein, with translation MLGTMQPSLPLLFSQLGLPNSPAAIELYVRTHQLPKEMSLHDAHFWNKAQRSLLISHLVQDDDWAIWVDELNQQLHLDADRRRLA, from the coding sequence ATGCTCGGAACAATGCAACCATCCTTACCCCTGTTATTTTCGCAACTTGGTTTGCCGAATAGTCCTGCTGCCATTGAACTTTATGTACGGACCCATCAGTTACCGAAAGAAATGTCACTGCATGATGCGCATTTTTGGAATAAAGCCCAACGTTCATTATTGATTAGTCATTTGGTACAAGATGATGATTGGGCGATTTGGGTAGATGAATTGAATCAACAGTTACATTTGGATGCAGATCGGCGCCGTTTGGCTTAA
- a CDS encoding DUF2789 family protein, producing the protein MILEQQPTLELLFEQLGLPADEVSIEEFTKNHQLPSEVILPDAEFWSEGQSAFLREHWHRDDEWIVIIDKLNQLLHVESDKENSESN; encoded by the coding sequence ATGATATTAGAACAGCAACCTACTTTAGAATTATTATTTGAACAATTGGGGCTGCCTGCTGATGAAGTATCCATTGAGGAGTTTACAAAAAATCATCAGCTCCCATCAGAGGTAATTTTGCCAGACGCAGAGTTCTGGAGTGAGGGCCAAAGTGCTTTTCTGCGTGAACACTGGCATCGGGATGATGAATGGATCGTAATCATTGATAAACTGAACCAGCTTTTACATGTCGAAAGTGATAAAGAAAATTCTGAAAGTAATTAA